Proteins co-encoded in one Acidithiobacillus caldus ATCC 51756 genomic window:
- a CDS encoding PIN domain-containing protein gives MSSHFTVVYDACVLYPAPLRDLLMHLALSDLYRARWSDRIHDEWMRNVLASRPDLTAEQLERTRRLMNAHVRDCLVTGFEYLIASIELPDPSDRHVVAAAIHAGASLIVTFNLKDFPAEALKPYNLAAQHPDDFIVDLLDLHPAGVLEAVARHRRNLKNPPKSADDYLDTLLAQGLTQSVAVMRPWVMAM, from the coding sequence ATGAGCTCGCACTTCACCGTCGTCTACGACGCCTGCGTGCTCTATCCCGCGCCCCTGCGCGATCTGTTGATGCATCTGGCGCTGTCGGACCTGTACCGGGCGCGCTGGAGCGACAGGATTCACGACGAGTGGATGCGCAACGTGCTGGCCAGCCGTCCCGATCTGACTGCCGAGCAACTCGAGCGCACGCGGCGGCTGATGAACGCCCACGTCCGCGACTGCCTGGTCACCGGCTTCGAGTACCTGATTGCCTCGATCGAGTTGCCCGACCCCAGCGACCGCCATGTGGTGGCGGCCGCCATCCACGCCGGCGCCAGCCTCATCGTGACCTTCAACCTCAAGGACTTCCCCGCTGAGGCGCTCAAGCCCTACAACCTCGCGGCGCAGCATCCGGACGACTTCATCGTCGATCTGCTGGATCTGCACCCGGCCGGCGTGCTCGAAGCAGTCGCCCGCCACCGCCGCAATCTGAAGAACCCGCCCAAGTCGGCGGACGACTACCTGGACACCCTGCTGGCGCAGGGGCTGACGCAATCGGTGGCGGTGATGCGCCCATGGGTCATGGCCATGTGA
- a CDS encoding helix-turn-helix domain-containing protein, producing the protein MTTPTIPNALPSAEDVALARESGRVLSTVLQTRAETQQIDFHDDKGAVRSVTLPTTALRLLLDVLTEIGQGNAVTVIPIHAELTTQEAADLLNVSRPFLVQLLEKGEIPFHKIGTHRRVRYQDVIAYKHRIDAERRKALDELAAQAQELGMGY; encoded by the coding sequence ATGACGACCCCCACCATCCCCAATGCGCTGCCCTCGGCCGAGGACGTCGCGCTGGCTCGGGAATCCGGGCGCGTGCTCTCGACGGTGCTGCAAACGCGCGCCGAGACCCAGCAGATCGACTTCCACGACGACAAGGGCGCCGTGCGCTCAGTGACGCTGCCGACGACGGCGCTGCGGTTGCTGCTGGACGTGCTGACCGAGATCGGCCAGGGCAATGCCGTCACCGTCATCCCCATCCACGCCGAACTGACCACGCAGGAAGCGGCCGACCTGCTCAACGTCTCGCGGCCCTTCCTCGTGCAGTTGCTGGAAAAAGGCGAGATCCCGTTCCACAAGATCGGCACGCATCGTCGGGTGCGTTACCAGGACGTGATCGCCTACAAGCACCGGATCGATGCCGAGCGCCGCAAGGCCCTCGACGAACTGGCCGCGCAGGCCCAGGAACTCGGCATGGGGTACTGA
- a CDS encoding MerR family transcriptional regulator: protein MQKHPASVRSTRNFYPAPPEGTTPVALNEFELAARWRLSVHTLRRWRQEQLGPVFCKLGARVTYLISDVEAFERRVSRYSTFARAYQ from the coding sequence ATGCAGAAACACCCTGCATCTGTTCGATCCACCCGGAACTTCTATCCGGCACCACCCGAAGGCACGACGCCGGTCGCGCTCAACGAGTTCGAACTCGCCGCCCGCTGGCGACTGTCCGTCCACACCCTGCGCCGCTGGCGGCAGGAGCAGCTGGGCCCGGTCTTTTGCAAGCTGGGCGCACGCGTCACCTACCTGATCAGCGACGTCGAGGCCTTCGAGCGGCGCGTCTCGCGCTACTCGACCTTCGCTCGGGCATACCAGTGA
- a CDS encoding BRO-N domain-containing protein, producing MSTELIPFDFEGRPVRVVTDAQGEPWFVAADVCAVLELPNTTRALARLDPDEQALISIQGISRGNDQVNVVNEPGLYSLVLGSRKREAKRFKRWVTHEVLPAIRKTGSYTAPSARPTLPAPTQDRVAALLLIGEAVAKVPGVKPGIAMAATLTCIQENTGLAVETLRRALPARDTAANEAICSLNATQLGRLLGLSAKAINQRLAHHGLQLRNERDEWELTEAGEAWAEAMPYSRNGHSGYQILWNPLVVERLKEVA from the coding sequence ATGAGCACCGAACTGATCCCGTTTGATTTCGAAGGCCGTCCGGTCCGGGTCGTCACGGATGCCCAAGGCGAACCGTGGTTCGTCGCGGCGGATGTGTGCGCGGTTCTTGAACTGCCGAACACCACCCGCGCCCTGGCGCGACTGGACCCTGACGAGCAAGCCCTGATCTCGATTCAGGGCATCTCGCGCGGCAATGACCAGGTCAACGTCGTCAACGAGCCCGGGCTGTACAGCCTGGTCCTCGGCAGCCGCAAGCGCGAGGCCAAGCGCTTCAAGCGCTGGGTCACCCACGAGGTGCTGCCGGCGATCCGCAAGACGGGCAGCTACACGGCGCCAAGTGCACGCCCGACCCTGCCGGCACCCACCCAGGACCGCGTCGCCGCTCTGCTGCTGATCGGCGAGGCCGTGGCCAAGGTGCCGGGGGTCAAGCCCGGCATCGCGATGGCGGCCACGCTCACCTGCATCCAGGAGAACACGGGCCTGGCGGTCGAGACGCTGCGCCGCGCCCTTCCTGCCCGGGACACTGCGGCGAACGAGGCGATCTGCTCGCTCAACGCCACCCAGCTCGGCAGGCTGCTCGGCCTGTCGGCCAAGGCCATCAACCAGCGCCTGGCCCACCACGGCCTGCAGTTGCGCAACGAACGCGACGAGTGGGAACTGACCGAGGCCGGCGAGGCCTGGGCCGAGGCGATGCCGTACTCCCGCAACGGGCACAGCGGCTACCAGATCCTCTGGAACCCTCTGGTGGTCGAGCGGCTGAAGGAGGTGGCGTGA
- a CDS encoding ATP-binding protein, translated as MALPIITADQRLREKQGVKLVLLGKSGIGKTSQLKTLPEASTLFVDLEAGDLAVKDWRGDCVRPSTWPEFRDLVVFLAGPNPALPVDAPFSEAHYRHVCERYGDPGQLAKYDTYFVDSITVLARLALVWAKTQPQAYSERTGKPDTRGAYGLLGSELIGALTHLQHARGKHVVFVAILDERLDDFNRKVFVPQIEGAKTAAELPGIVDEVVTLAEIKAEDGSSYRAFVCHTVNPYGVPAKDRSGQLELLEPPNLRALIDKCAAATRLPPSATAFEE; from the coding sequence ATGGCCCTCCCCATCATCACCGCCGACCAGCGGCTGCGCGAGAAGCAGGGCGTCAAGCTCGTGCTGCTGGGCAAGAGCGGCATCGGCAAGACCAGCCAGTTGAAGACCCTGCCCGAAGCCTCGACCCTGTTCGTCGACCTCGAGGCTGGCGACTTGGCCGTCAAGGACTGGCGCGGCGACTGCGTGCGCCCGAGCACCTGGCCGGAGTTCCGCGATCTCGTGGTGTTCCTCGCCGGCCCGAACCCGGCGCTGCCCGTGGACGCACCGTTCTCCGAGGCGCACTACCGGCATGTGTGCGAGCGCTACGGCGATCCCGGTCAACTCGCCAAGTACGACACCTACTTCGTCGACAGCATCACCGTACTCGCGCGCCTGGCGCTCGTCTGGGCCAAGACCCAGCCGCAGGCCTACAGCGAGCGCACTGGCAAGCCCGACACCCGGGGCGCCTACGGCCTGCTCGGCTCGGAACTCATCGGGGCGCTGACCCACCTGCAGCACGCGCGCGGCAAGCACGTGGTGTTCGTGGCCATCCTCGACGAGCGCCTGGACGACTTCAACCGCAAGGTCTTCGTGCCGCAGATCGAGGGCGCCAAGACCGCAGCCGAGTTGCCCGGCATCGTCGATGAAGTCGTGACGCTGGCCGAGATCAAGGCCGAGGACGGATCGTCCTACCGCGCCTTCGTCTGCCACACGGTGAACCCCTACGGCGTCCCGGCCAAGGACCGCTCCGGCCAGCTCGAGTTGCTGGAGCCGCCGAACCTGCGCGCGCTGATCGACAAGTGCGCCGCCGCCACCCGCCTTCCGCCATCCGCTACCGCCTTCGAGGAGTGA
- a CDS encoding DUF6511 domain-containing protein encodes MSGKCWVCKRQARGYGHSDLRHPVGDARRYPIDWVFCSRRCQQVFHALYGQWLRVQEGRTPKTEVAMIDPSDVELAAMKKCLKAFGEVAGEIGFAKPLGDYSEAEALQVIDAIVTCYTEAMVEHHEATKYPPVRGLKDPVSDPFADLEDDLPWEEPKAQAQTARTAAPKEARR; translated from the coding sequence ATGAGCGGCAAGTGCTGGGTCTGCAAACGACAGGCGCGCGGCTACGGCCACTCGGACCTCCGGCATCCGGTGGGCGACGCCCGGCGCTATCCGATCGACTGGGTGTTCTGCTCGCGGCGTTGCCAGCAGGTGTTTCATGCGCTCTACGGTCAGTGGCTGCGGGTGCAGGAAGGACGCACGCCCAAGACGGAGGTGGCCATGATCGACCCGTCTGACGTCGAACTGGCCGCGATGAAGAAGTGCCTCAAGGCCTTCGGCGAGGTCGCGGGCGAGATCGGCTTTGCCAAGCCGCTGGGCGACTACTCCGAGGCCGAGGCGCTCCAGGTGATCGACGCCATCGTCACCTGCTACACGGAGGCGATGGTCGAGCACCACGAGGCGACCAAGTATCCGCCGGTGCGGGGCTTGAAAGACCCGGTGTCCGACCCCTTCGCCGACCTCGAGGACGATCTGCCGTGGGAGGAGCCGAAGGCTCAAGCGCAGACGGCACGCACGGCAGCACCCAAGGAGGCGCGGCGATGA
- a CDS encoding phage/plasmid primase, P4 family, which translates to MIDFNDRPAPFAEADPTARREEIRAALLARLESVLMTLLPAGKKRGQTYRVGDVLGSPGDSLEVSLKDDTAGLWRDHATGEGGDIFDLIAAHHGLDAQTDFARVLEVAGQLVGRAARLPSKRKKAEPPTDELGPATAKWDYLDADGRLIAVVYRYDPPGRRKEFRPWDVKRRRMAPPDPRPLYNQPGIKAADQVILVEGEKCSQALIDAGFCATTAMHGANAPVDKTDWSPLAGKSVLIWPDRDKPGFGYAEAASQAVLMAGAASCAILLPPDDKPEGWDAADAVAEGFDVAGFVVNGPRMTIQPEQEDAPEHTTDAAHGGASVLGSEDALALSFTRRYQRDWRYVAAWGKWLMWDGQRWRAEETLAATDLIRHVCRHAAVRADNARLATKLAASSTVGGVERLARTDRRHAATPDEWDADPWLLNTQGGVVDLRTGRMRPHDRADRMTKIAPATLVPGSACPTWIRFLEQVTGGDAELQAYLQRMVGYCLTGSTAEHALFFLYGTGANGKSVFVNTLATILGDYAANAPMDTFMEARGDRHPTDLAGLRGARLVTATETEQGRRWNEAKIKEITGGDRITARFMRQDFFTYVPQFKLVIAGNHKPAIRNVDEAMRRRLHLIPFTVTIPPERRDKTLQQKLLAERDGILAWAVQGCLAWQREGLRPPQSVLDATDEYFEAEDALGRWLEERCVRDPNAKSLVAELFSDWKQWAEAAGEFVGSQKRFSDLLLTRGLEKWRNGMGLRGFRGVGLKETPKDRFTPYVDR; encoded by the coding sequence ATGATCGATTTCAACGATCGCCCGGCCCCGTTCGCCGAAGCGGACCCCACCGCGCGCCGCGAGGAGATTCGCGCCGCCCTGCTCGCGAGGCTGGAGTCGGTGCTGATGACGCTGCTGCCCGCCGGCAAGAAGCGCGGGCAGACGTACCGGGTTGGCGATGTGCTGGGCAGCCCGGGCGATAGTCTGGAAGTTTCGCTCAAGGACGACACGGCAGGCCTGTGGCGCGACCACGCCACGGGCGAGGGCGGCGATATCTTCGACCTGATCGCCGCCCACCACGGGCTCGATGCCCAGACCGACTTTGCCCGCGTGCTGGAGGTCGCCGGGCAACTGGTCGGCAGGGCTGCTCGCCTGCCATCCAAACGCAAGAAGGCGGAGCCGCCAACCGATGAGCTAGGGCCGGCCACCGCCAAATGGGACTACCTGGACGCCGATGGTCGCCTGATTGCCGTCGTCTACCGCTACGACCCGCCTGGCCGCAGAAAGGAATTCCGGCCGTGGGACGTCAAGCGGCGCAGAATGGCCCCGCCCGATCCGCGGCCGCTGTACAACCAGCCGGGGATCAAGGCGGCCGATCAGGTCATCCTGGTCGAGGGCGAGAAGTGCTCGCAGGCGCTCATCGACGCGGGCTTCTGCGCCACCACCGCCATGCACGGGGCCAACGCCCCGGTGGACAAGACCGACTGGTCGCCGCTTGCGGGCAAGTCGGTGCTGATCTGGCCGGATCGGGACAAACCGGGATTCGGCTATGCCGAGGCTGCCTCGCAAGCCGTGCTCATGGCCGGCGCCGCCTCCTGCGCCATCTTGCTGCCACCCGACGATAAACCCGAGGGGTGGGATGCGGCCGATGCCGTGGCCGAGGGCTTCGATGTGGCGGGTTTTGTGGTCAATGGCCCGCGCATGACGATACAGCCAGAACAAGAGGATGCGCCCGAGCACACAACGGATGCCGCGCACGGTGGGGCTTCGGTGTTGGGCTCGGAGGATGCGTTGGCGCTGAGTTTTACCCGCCGCTACCAGCGCGATTGGCGCTACGTGGCGGCCTGGGGCAAATGGCTGATGTGGGATGGGCAGCGTTGGCGGGCCGAGGAGACGCTGGCCGCGACCGACCTGATTCGCCACGTCTGTCGCCACGCGGCGGTCCGCGCTGACAACGCTCGGCTCGCGACCAAGCTCGCCGCCAGCAGCACCGTCGGCGGAGTAGAGCGTCTGGCCCGCACCGACCGCCGTCACGCGGCGACCCCCGACGAGTGGGATGCCGATCCGTGGCTGCTCAACACGCAGGGCGGGGTCGTCGACCTGCGCACCGGCCGGATGCGCCCGCACGACCGTGCCGATCGGATGACCAAGATCGCCCCGGCGACCTTGGTGCCGGGCAGCGCCTGCCCGACCTGGATACGGTTTCTCGAGCAGGTCACTGGGGGCGATGCCGAACTGCAGGCCTACCTGCAGCGCATGGTCGGCTACTGCCTGACCGGCTCGACGGCGGAGCACGCGCTGTTTTTCCTCTATGGCACGGGCGCCAATGGCAAGTCGGTGTTCGTCAACACGCTTGCCACGATCTTAGGCGACTACGCCGCCAATGCACCGATGGACACCTTCATGGAGGCGCGCGGCGACCGTCACCCGACCGACCTGGCGGGGTTGCGCGGCGCACGGCTGGTGACGGCGACCGAGACCGAGCAGGGGCGGCGGTGGAACGAGGCCAAGATCAAGGAGATCACCGGCGGCGACCGCATTACGGCGCGATTCATGCGGCAGGACTTCTTCACCTATGTTCCGCAGTTCAAGCTGGTGATCGCGGGCAACCACAAGCCCGCCATCCGCAATGTTGATGAGGCGATGCGCCGGCGGCTGCACCTGATCCCCTTTACCGTGACCATCCCGCCCGAACGACGCGACAAGACACTGCAGCAGAAGCTGCTGGCCGAGCGCGACGGGATTCTCGCCTGGGCGGTGCAAGGGTGTCTTGCCTGGCAGCGCGAGGGGCTGCGCCCGCCGCAGTCGGTGCTAGATGCGACGGACGAGTACTTCGAGGCGGAAGACGCCCTGGGCCGTTGGCTCGAGGAGCGATGCGTGCGCGACCCGAACGCCAAGTCGCTAGTCGCCGAACTCTTCAGCGATTGGAAGCAATGGGCAGAGGCGGCCGGGGAGTTCGTGGGATCGCAAAAGCGCTTCTCTGATCTGCTGCTCACCCGAGGATTGGAGAAGTGGCGCAACGGCATGGGACTGCGGGGGTTTCGGGGAGTGGGTCTGAAAGAGACCCCGAAGGACCGCTTCACGCCCTATGTCGATAGATGA
- a CDS encoding crossover junction endodeoxyribonuclease RuvC produces the protein MTTTILALDLGITTGWALLGRDGLISGGSESFRPQRFEGGGMRFLRFKRWLADIKRCADGIDWVVFEEVRKHAGVDAAHAYGGFLATLTSWCEHHGIPYQGVPVGTIKRHATGRGNANKAEMIAAAKARGITPVDDNHADALALLNWAMAQGGEA, from the coding sequence ATGACGACAACGATCCTGGCCCTTGACCTGGGCATCACCACCGGCTGGGCGCTGCTGGGGCGTGACGGCCTCATCAGCGGCGGCAGCGAGTCCTTCAGGCCGCAGCGCTTCGAAGGCGGCGGGATGCGCTTCTTGCGCTTCAAGCGCTGGCTTGCCGACATAAAGCGGTGCGCCGATGGCATCGACTGGGTGGTGTTTGAGGAGGTGCGCAAACACGCCGGCGTGGATGCCGCGCACGCCTACGGCGGCTTTCTGGCGACGCTCACGTCCTGGTGCGAACACCACGGCATCCCTTACCAGGGTGTGCCAGTGGGCACGATCAAGCGTCACGCAACCGGTCGTGGCAACGCCAACAAGGCCGAGATGATCGCGGCCGCCAAGGCGCGCGGCATCACGCCGGTCGATGACAACCACGCCGATGCGCTGGCGCTGCTCAACTGGGCAATGGCCCAAGGGGGCGAGGCATGA
- a CDS encoding site-specific DNA-methyltransferase yields MTVTHAMASRIEMWPLDRLKPYQRNARTHSDTQVAQIAASIVEFGFTAPILVSEDGGILAGHGRLAAAQKLALDVVPVVVLDHLTPIQRRAYILADNKLALQAGWDEELLASELADLSEAGFDLALAGFDEDELAELLADDDADDGTPGAETSEEPTPDADDITVPRIVISRPGDIWRLGEHRLICADSADSAAIERLMAGERAALLFTSPPYANQRNYTTGGIADWDALMHGVFAAAMPIMRADGQMLVNLGLVHRDGEWQPYWDGWIEWMRAQGWRRFGWYVWDQGVTVPGDWVGRLAPRHEFIFHFNREARKPNKIVPCKWAGQETHLRADGSSTAMRGKDGKVGAWCHAGLPTQDYRIPDSVISITRQRGPIDKEREIDHPAVFPIGLPQFVMEAYTNEGDVVFEPFSGSGTTILAGEACGRRVRASELAPEYVDVAVIRWIKNHPDQTPVLESTGQTWDEVKAEREPEGVTATYADAKKRLSDVFNDRMAKLADPPYSPWGRNRK; encoded by the coding sequence ATGACCGTCACCCATGCTATGGCCAGCCGCATCGAGATGTGGCCACTGGATCGGCTCAAGCCCTACCAGAGAAATGCCCGTACTCACTCCGACACACAGGTGGCACAGATCGCCGCCAGCATCGTCGAGTTTGGCTTTACCGCGCCGATCCTGGTGTCGGAGGACGGCGGCATTCTCGCTGGTCATGGTCGCTTGGCGGCTGCGCAGAAACTCGCGCTCGATGTCGTGCCGGTGGTCGTCCTCGACCACCTCACACCCATCCAGCGTCGCGCCTATATCCTGGCGGACAACAAACTGGCGCTGCAGGCCGGGTGGGATGAGGAGTTACTGGCATCCGAGCTGGCCGATCTGTCCGAGGCCGGTTTCGACCTGGCGCTGGCCGGCTTCGATGAGGATGAGCTGGCCGAACTGCTGGCCGACGACGACGCAGACGACGGCACGCCCGGGGCAGAGACAAGCGAAGAGCCCACGCCAGACGCCGACGACATCACGGTGCCGCGCATCGTCATCAGCCGCCCGGGCGACATCTGGCGGCTGGGTGAGCATCGCCTCATCTGCGCCGACTCGGCCGACAGCGCCGCCATCGAGCGCTTGATGGCGGGCGAGCGTGCGGCGCTGCTCTTTACCAGCCCGCCCTATGCCAACCAGCGCAACTACACCACGGGCGGCATTGCGGACTGGGATGCGCTCATGCATGGCGTCTTTGCCGCGGCCATGCCGATCATGCGCGCCGACGGCCAGATGCTGGTCAACCTGGGCCTGGTGCATCGCGACGGTGAATGGCAGCCCTACTGGGACGGCTGGATCGAGTGGATGCGCGCGCAAGGCTGGCGGCGCTTTGGCTGGTACGTGTGGGATCAGGGCGTGACGGTGCCGGGGGATTGGGTAGGACGCCTGGCCCCCCGCCACGAGTTCATCTTCCACTTCAACCGCGAAGCCCGAAAGCCCAACAAGATCGTGCCGTGCAAGTGGGCCGGGCAGGAAACCCACCTGCGCGCCGACGGTTCGTCCACCGCGATGCGCGGCAAGGACGGCAAGGTCGGCGCCTGGTGCCACGCGGGGCTGCCGACGCAGGACTACCGCATCCCCGACTCGGTCATCAGCATCACGCGCCAGCGCGGGCCGATCGACAAAGAACGAGAGATCGACCACCCGGCGGTCTTTCCCATCGGCTTGCCGCAGTTCGTGATGGAGGCTTACACGAACGAGGGCGACGTCGTCTTCGAGCCCTTCTCAGGCTCGGGCACCACGATCTTGGCGGGTGAGGCGTGCGGCCGCCGGGTCAGGGCCTCGGAGCTTGCGCCAGAGTATGTCGACGTGGCCGTGATCCGCTGGATCAAGAACCACCCCGACCAGACGCCGGTGCTGGAGTCCACCGGCCAGACCTGGGACGAGGTCAAGGCTGAACGGGAGCCCGAGGGCGTGACCGCAACCTATGCCGACGCCAAGAAACGCCTGTCGGACGTCTTCAACGACCGCATGGCGAAATTGGCCGACCCGCCGTATTCACCCTGGGGGCGCAATCGCAAATGA
- a CDS encoding site-specific DNA-methyltransferase, translated as MNWLADKIERWPTERLLPYIRNPRTHSDEQIAQIAASIAEFGFVNPILVGSDGIIVAGHGRLAAARKLGLTTVPVVVLDHLTPTQRRALVIADNKIAENAGWDEELLRLELAELQEADFDLALTGFDADELLEIMAGEETTTEGNTDEDAAPDVPEEPVSRLGDVWRLGPHRLVCGDATTAEAYARLFPDGERADMVFTDPPYNVNYANSAKDKLRGKHRPILNDALGEGFYDFLYDALSLLVAHTRGAIYVAMSSSELDTLQAAFRTAGGHWSTFIIWAKNTFTLGRSDYQRQYEPILYGWPEGGERHWCGDRDQGDVWQIKKPAKNDLHPTMKPVELVERAIRNSSRPGDVVLDPFGGSGTTMIAAEKAGRVARLIELDPKYADVIVRRWQDWTGQQATREADGVAFDDLVGTADAIGPADAEEAL; from the coding sequence ATGAACTGGCTCGCCGACAAAATCGAGCGCTGGCCGACCGAGCGCCTGTTGCCCTACATCCGCAACCCGCGCACGCACTCGGATGAGCAGATTGCTCAGATTGCCGCATCGATTGCCGAATTTGGCTTCGTCAACCCGATCCTGGTGGGCAGCGACGGCATCATTGTGGCCGGTCACGGGCGCTTGGCGGCGGCGCGCAAGCTGGGGCTTACCACCGTGCCGGTCGTGGTGCTTGACCACCTCACGCCGACCCAGCGTCGGGCGCTGGTGATCGCCGACAACAAGATCGCCGAGAACGCCGGATGGGACGAGGAACTGCTGCGTCTGGAGCTGGCCGAGTTGCAGGAGGCCGATTTCGACTTGGCGCTCACCGGCTTCGATGCCGACGAGTTGCTGGAGATCATGGCGGGTGAGGAGACCACCACCGAGGGCAACACCGACGAGGATGCTGCTCCCGACGTGCCCGAGGAACCCGTCTCCCGGCTGGGCGACGTCTGGCGACTCGGGCCGCACCGCCTGGTCTGCGGCGACGCAACCACCGCCGAGGCCTATGCGCGCCTGTTTCCGGACGGCGAGCGGGCGGACATGGTGTTCACCGATCCGCCCTACAACGTGAACTACGCCAACAGCGCGAAGGACAAGCTGCGCGGCAAACACCGCCCCATCCTCAACGATGCGCTGGGCGAAGGCTTCTACGATTTCCTCTACGACGCGCTGTCGCTGCTCGTTGCCCACACCCGCGGCGCGATCTACGTCGCCATGTCCTCCAGCGAACTGGATACACTGCAGGCGGCTTTCCGCACCGCCGGCGGCCACTGGTCCACCTTCATCATCTGGGCCAAGAACACCTTCACGCTGGGTCGCTCGGACTACCAGCGCCAGTACGAGCCGATCCTCTACGGCTGGCCGGAGGGTGGCGAGCGTCACTGGTGCGGCGACCGCGACCAGGGCGACGTCTGGCAGATCAAGAAGCCAGCGAAGAACGATCTGCACCCGACCATGAAGCCGGTGGAGCTGGTCGAGCGGGCCATCCGCAACTCCAGCCGCCCCGGCGACGTGGTGCTCGACCCCTTCGGCGGTTCCGGCACCACCATGATCGCCGCCGAGAAGGCCGGGCGCGTGGCGCGGCTGATCGAGCTCGACCCGAAGTATGCGGACGTGATCGTGCGGCGCTGGCAGGACTGGACGGGCCAACAAGCCACCCGCGAGGCGGATGGCGTGGCGTTCGACGACCTGGTCGGCACGGCGGATGCCATCGGCCCGGCAGATGCCGAGGAGGCACTGTGA
- a CDS encoding DUF7220 family protein: MKQSRWMSLVEAVTNVLVGYGVAVATQWLVFPLFGLYATLQENLLIGLIFTVVSLIRSYLLRRVFEALRVRQLSANSG; the protein is encoded by the coding sequence GTGAAGCAGTCGCGCTGGATGTCGCTGGTGGAAGCCGTGACCAATGTGCTGGTCGGCTATGGCGTGGCGGTGGCGACTCAATGGCTGGTGTTTCCCCTGTTTGGTCTGTACGCCACGCTGCAGGAGAACTTGCTGATCGGCCTGATTTTTACCGTCGTCTCTTTGATTCGAAGCTACCTGCTGCGCAGGGTGTTTGAGGCGCTGCGCGTGCGTCAGCTGTCCGCAAACTCGGGGTAA
- a CDS encoding DUF3489 domain-containing protein, whose amino-acid sequence MSAQTTPITERQLDLITRAHCDAGGLIEPLLALKGGAKLKMIASLAQRGLIEQQGGQWRLSPAAIAIIKGEAQPEDVLPPTVATRVATPPLAVDPELEAAVTAAEASWQQDRPDVGPKRGPGNSKQALVIEMLKRPEGATIAQISEATGWQAHTVRGTFAGALKKKLGLTIVSEKIEGPAGTPGAGQRLYRIAEEATA is encoded by the coding sequence ATGTCCGCACAAACCACCCCGATCACCGAACGCCAACTGGACCTGATCACCCGCGCGCATTGCGACGCCGGCGGATTGATCGAACCGCTGCTGGCCCTCAAGGGCGGCGCCAAGCTCAAGATGATCGCCAGCCTCGCGCAGCGGGGGTTGATCGAGCAGCAAGGCGGCCAGTGGCGCCTGAGCCCAGCCGCCATCGCCATCATCAAGGGCGAGGCGCAGCCGGAAGATGTCCTGCCGCCGACGGTGGCCACCCGCGTTGCCACGCCGCCCCTGGCCGTCGACCCGGAACTGGAGGCCGCAGTCACCGCCGCCGAGGCCAGCTGGCAACAGGATCGGCCCGATGTCGGCCCGAAGCGTGGCCCGGGCAACAGCAAGCAGGCGCTGGTGATCGAGATGTTGAAGCGCCCCGAGGGCGCGACCATCGCGCAGATCAGTGAGGCGACGGGCTGGCAGGCGCACACGGTACGCGGCACCTTTGCCGGCGCACTCAAGAAGAAGTTGGGCCTGACCATCGTCTCCGAGAAGATCGAAGGGCCTGCTGGCACGCCGGGTGCAGGGCAGCGCCTTTACCGCATTGCCGAGGAAGCCACCGCATGA
- a CDS encoding DUF6900 domain-containing protein, which translates to MMRKTANKTAQQLDQLLARIALDHLFIETLETRNRDRLDFHDVSVWAVQSALMAAYQAGLTAGQSAAAKATDRPIQQQAA; encoded by the coding sequence ATGATGCGAAAAACTGCCAACAAGACCGCCCAGCAACTGGACCAGCTGCTCGCCCGGATCGCCCTGGACCATCTCTTCATCGAGACCCTGGAAACCCGCAACAGGGACCGCCTGGACTTCCACGACGTCAGCGTCTGGGCCGTCCAAAGCGCCCTGATGGCGGCCTACCAAGCAGGCCTGACCGCAGGCCAAAGCGCCGCCGCCAAGGCCACTGATCGGCCGATCCAACAACAAGCCGCCTGA